The following proteins are co-located in the Imtechella halotolerans genome:
- the folE gene encoding GTP cyclohydrolase I FolE, whose translation MSYKKFEEYNIKVTKEVKHGYQEIIKTLGEDIHREGLLKTPERAAKAMQFLTSGYHLDADEILKSAMFKESYNDMVIVKDIEIYSLCEHHMLPFYGKAHIAYIPDGQIVGLSKIPRIVDVFARRLQVQERLTHDILECLNRTLKPQGVAVVIEASHMCMMMRGVQKQNSVTTTSGFRGQFMKNETRNEFLKLISSDLSR comes from the coding sequence ATGTCCTATAAAAAATTTGAAGAATACAATATCAAGGTTACAAAAGAGGTAAAACATGGTTATCAGGAGATTATCAAAACATTGGGTGAGGATATTCATAGAGAGGGCCTTTTGAAGACTCCTGAACGAGCTGCAAAAGCAATGCAGTTTCTAACATCTGGTTATCACCTGGATGCAGATGAAATTCTTAAAAGTGCCATGTTTAAGGAAAGCTATAATGATATGGTCATTGTAAAGGATATTGAGATATATTCTTTATGTGAACATCACATGCTTCCATTTTATGGAAAAGCTCATATTGCTTATATTCCAGACGGACAAATTGTAGGACTGAGTAAAATACCACGTATAGTGGATGTATTTGCCAGACGTTTACAGGTTCAGGAAAGGCTTACTCATGATATTTTGGAGTGTTTAAATAGAACTTTAAAACCACAAGGAGTTGCTGTTGTCATCGAGGCCTCGCATATGTGTATGATGATGCGTGGTGTTCAAAAACAAAATTCGGTAACTACTACTTCAGGCTTTAGAGGTCAGTTTATGAAGAATGAAACAAGGAATGAGTTTTTGAAACTAATAAGTTCCGATTTGTCACGCTAA
- a CDS encoding TonB-dependent receptor: protein MNKYLITLSFLLCIQVIVAQNIFKGTVIDNETKQGIPFASVYLPQLEKGASTDESGAFEITNIPAGSYKLVVSVLGFATFSKNVDITTGNNTLQISLEPSAVEIEQVIVSTPFHKLQSENVMKVSQKSLTQMQQQGANTLIDGIATIPGVNSVSTGTAIGKPVIRGLSSNRVLVYTQNIRLENQQFGGEHGLGLNDNGVESVEVIKGPASLLYGSDALGGVLYINPERFADAGTTQGSLSSILNSNTNGLNLSAGAKTSGNSFKFLARGSFVSHEDYKIGGGDRVTNTRFKEYDFKTGVGYQKNNFKTDLRYNYNNSLVGIPEGIEEQSAYRTPLEPYQDLQTHILSSKTNFFFKNSSLDATFGFVANKRQEFEGHHHHEEGEAHEEEEEAHEEEHAALDMQLNTFSYNVAYNLAPIGKLETVFGVQGMVQTNKNHGEETLIPNASTDDFGVFVTSHIHLKNNDIQLGLRYDNRNIATDHHEHDHDHGDVHEDEIEVNRSFNSFNASAGLRTELAPKLVTRINLATGFRAPNLSELTSNGAHHGANRYEIGNPDLKSEQNIQMDFSIELKSKHIEMYVNAFYNKVANFIYLQPDGTLVNAIPVFHYHQDDAKLYGGEIGFHFHPHSIEWLHYESSYEGVIGKQDNGDYIPLIPANVLTNTFRAEINQGFLSDSYAFITLQNILKQDKPGLFETASSGYSLLNIGIGKTFSSEKNPVKIWLSANNLLDKTYISHLSRLKSDGISNMGRNITLGVSLTL, encoded by the coding sequence ATGAATAAATATCTTATTACATTGAGTTTTCTATTGTGCATACAAGTGATTGTTGCTCAAAATATTTTTAAAGGGACCGTTATTGATAATGAAACAAAACAAGGTATACCCTTCGCATCCGTGTATTTACCCCAGTTAGAGAAAGGTGCTTCAACCGATGAATCTGGTGCTTTTGAAATCACAAATATTCCTGCTGGAAGTTATAAGTTAGTTGTTTCTGTTCTAGGTTTTGCTACCTTTTCAAAGAATGTTGACATAACCACTGGAAATAATACATTGCAAATTTCATTAGAACCTTCTGCAGTTGAAATTGAACAGGTAATTGTATCTACGCCTTTTCATAAACTGCAAAGTGAGAATGTTATGAAGGTATCTCAAAAGAGCCTAACTCAAATGCAACAACAAGGGGCCAATACACTTATAGATGGTATCGCAACCATTCCAGGAGTCAACAGCGTTTCTACAGGTACGGCAATTGGAAAACCTGTAATACGTGGATTGAGTTCTAATAGGGTATTAGTTTATACACAAAATATTCGTTTAGAAAATCAACAATTTGGAGGCGAACATGGCTTAGGTCTTAATGATAACGGTGTAGAGAGTGTTGAAGTCATAAAAGGACCAGCTTCACTACTCTATGGTTCTGATGCTTTAGGTGGTGTATTATATATCAATCCAGAACGATTTGCAGATGCAGGTACCACACAAGGATCATTAAGCAGTATTTTAAATAGTAACACTAACGGTCTTAACCTGTCTGCAGGGGCCAAAACGTCTGGAAATTCATTTAAGTTCCTGGCAAGAGGTTCATTTGTATCCCATGAAGATTATAAAATTGGTGGTGGGGATCGTGTAACCAATACCCGATTTAAAGAATATGATTTCAAAACAGGAGTTGGATATCAAAAAAACAACTTTAAAACAGACCTTAGATATAACTATAATAATTCTTTAGTTGGAATTCCTGAAGGTATAGAAGAACAATCTGCATATAGAACTCCATTAGAACCTTATCAAGATTTACAGACACATATACTAAGCTCGAAAACAAATTTTTTCTTTAAAAACAGCAGTTTAGACGCCACCTTTGGATTTGTGGCTAACAAACGCCAAGAATTTGAAGGTCATCACCATCATGAAGAAGGAGAAGCTCATGAAGAGGAAGAGGAAGCACATGAGGAAGAGCATGCTGCATTAGATATGCAGTTAAACACCTTTAGTTATAATGTAGCCTACAACCTTGCACCTATTGGAAAATTAGAAACCGTATTCGGAGTACAAGGTATGGTTCAGACCAATAAAAACCATGGGGAAGAAACATTAATTCCTAATGCCTCTACTGACGATTTTGGGGTTTTTGTTACTTCACATATTCATTTAAAGAACAATGATATTCAGTTAGGTTTACGTTATGATAACCGCAATATTGCTACCGATCATCATGAGCATGATCATGACCATGGAGATGTACACGAGGATGAAATTGAGGTAAATAGATCCTTTAATAGTTTTAATGCATCAGCAGGTCTGCGCACTGAATTAGCTCCAAAATTAGTAACTAGAATTAATCTTGCTACTGGATTTAGGGCACCAAACCTTTCGGAGTTAACTTCAAATGGAGCCCACCATGGCGCCAATCGTTATGAAATAGGAAATCCAGATTTAAAGAGTGAGCAAAACATTCAAATGGACTTTTCAATAGAGCTAAAAAGTAAACATATCGAAATGTATGTTAATGCCTTTTATAATAAAGTAGCTAACTTTATTTATCTTCAACCTGATGGGACCTTAGTAAATGCAATCCCTGTATTTCACTACCACCAAGATGACGCTAAATTATATGGAGGGGAAATAGGTTTCCATTTTCACCCACATTCCATCGAATGGTTACATTATGAAAGTAGCTATGAAGGAGTCATAGGCAAACAAGATAATGGTGACTACATTCCATTAATCCCAGCTAATGTGCTAACCAATACCTTTAGAGCAGAAATAAATCAAGGATTTTTATCGGATAGCTACGCCTTTATAACCCTGCAAAATATTCTTAAACAAGATAAACCGGGATTATTTGAAACTGCATCATCTGGCTATTCGTTATTAAACATAGGAATTGGTAAAACATTCTCCAGTGAAAAGAATCCTGTTAAAATTTGGTTGAGTGCAAATAACCTATTGGACAAAACCTATATTTCACACCTTTCGCGATTAAAATCGGATGGAATTTCCAATATGGGACGAAATATTACACTAGGTGTCTCTTTAACTCTTTAA